The proteins below come from a single Caenibius sp. WL genomic window:
- a CDS encoding alkene reductase, which translates to MTLFEPVALGAIMLRNRIVMAPMTRSRADEDEAATALMRDYYRQRASAGLIISEGTHPSPHGKGYIRTPGIYDARQIAAWREVTDAVHAEGGSIVLQIMHVGRIASHLNKRADAETVGPSPIRARGQIVTAAGMADFDQPRELLLAEIPGVIEEFAAASRNAITAGFDGVELHCTSGYLPAQFLSSGTNLRQDRYGGGPQARIRFIVETLEAMCGAVGADRVGFRICPGNPFNDIHDDAPVETYGCLLAAAAPLGLAYLHLIDVPNPQVDSLALARKAWTGNLILNEGMTRPRAERLLRDGVAAAFSFGRPFIANPDLVHRMRHDLPLADFDPATLYTPGPEGYTDYAALE; encoded by the coding sequence GTGACTTTGTTCGAACCGGTTGCACTGGGTGCCATCATGCTGCGCAATCGCATCGTGATGGCGCCGATGACCCGAAGCCGCGCCGACGAGGATGAAGCGGCCACTGCGCTGATGCGGGACTATTACCGCCAGCGCGCTTCGGCTGGCCTTATCATCAGCGAAGGCACGCATCCCAGCCCGCATGGGAAAGGTTACATCCGTACACCGGGCATTTATGATGCGCGGCAGATTGCGGCCTGGCGTGAGGTTACGGATGCCGTCCATGCGGAGGGGGGAAGCATCGTCCTCCAGATCATGCATGTCGGCCGGATCGCCAGCCATCTGAACAAACGGGCGGACGCGGAAACGGTGGGGCCGTCACCAATCCGCGCGCGGGGCCAGATCGTCACCGCCGCGGGCATGGCCGATTTCGATCAGCCGCGCGAACTGCTGCTTGCGGAAATTCCGGGCGTGATCGAGGAATTCGCCGCGGCATCGCGCAACGCGATTACAGCAGGCTTCGATGGGGTGGAACTGCATTGCACCAGCGGTTACCTGCCCGCGCAGTTCCTCTCTTCCGGCACCAATCTGCGCCAGGATCGCTATGGCGGCGGGCCCCAGGCGCGTATCCGCTTCATCGTGGAAACGCTGGAGGCGATGTGCGGTGCGGTGGGTGCGGACAGAGTGGGTTTCCGAATCTGCCCAGGCAATCCCTTCAACGATATCCATGATGACGCTCCGGTGGAGACATATGGCTGCCTGCTGGCCGCCGCTGCACCGCTCGGCCTTGCTTATCTGCACCTGATCGATGTCCCCAATCCGCAGGTCGACAGCCTTGCGCTCGCGCGGAAGGCATGGACGGGCAATCTCATACTGAACGAAGGTATGACCCGTCCACGGGCCGAACGGTTGCTGCGGGATGGGGTGGCCGCAGCCTTCTCCTTCGGGCGGCCGTTCATCGCGAATCCCGATCTGGTGCACCGGATGCGGCACGATCTGCCACTAGCGGATTTCGATCCCGCAACGCTCTACACGCCGGGGCCCGAAGGCTACACCGACTATGCGGCGTTGGAATAG
- a CDS encoding c-type cytochrome, with product MSVRIAVSLLLLLALTGCADDRREERLRAAGPRPTLQALLKVADASVGARKFRQCAGCHTISKGAPDTGGPNLHGIFGQEFGRNSARFGYTAALRDTGRRWDAQTLDAWMENPQKVVPGTTMQFGGMADPLDRADLIAYLRSRSD from the coding sequence TTGTCCGTCCGCATTGCCGTATCCCTGCTGTTACTGCTGGCGTTGACCGGCTGCGCGGACGACCGGCGGGAGGAACGCCTGCGCGCAGCGGGGCCCCGTCCAACGCTCCAGGCCTTGCTGAAAGTGGCCGACGCCAGCGTAGGGGCGCGGAAGTTCCGCCAATGCGCGGGATGCCACACGATCAGCAAAGGCGCCCCCGACACCGGCGGTCCCAATCTCCATGGTATCTTCGGGCAAGAGTTTGGCCGGAACAGTGCCCGCTTCGGTTATACCGCCGCGCTGCGCGATACCGGCCGCCGGTGGGATGCCCAGACGCTGGATGCGTGGATGGAAAACCCACAGAAAGTCGTCCCCGGCACCACCATGCAGTTCGGTGGCATGGCCGATCCGCTCGACCGGGCGGACCTGATCGCCTATCTGCGCAGCCGTTCGGACTAG
- a CDS encoding LD-carboxypeptidase gives MLDRRSTLGGIGGLLGSALLSVPAAARPATKPPRLRPGDTVGLIAPASPDSEPLHLEAVQDTIRGMGLVPKFGQHAADTFGYLAGTDKDRAADIHAMFADRTVRAIFTLRGGWGSARLLPLLDWGLIRANPKLLVGFSDVTALHLAFAARAGFATIHAPNAANHWDVTSWNSFWRLAFSGETPLLGGMAGDDTTPAARITTIRPGEASGRLLGGNLTVLSTLMGTPWLPDFDGAILFLEDVGEAEYRIDRMLNQLALAGVLGKVAGVIFGRCSRCTIGLPDYAGFTMPQILDQYLAPLGVPVFADANIGHIRDQLSLPVGALVRMDADAGTIQLLEPIVASLRHE, from the coding sequence ATGCTCGATCGGCGTTCGACCCTTGGCGGCATCGGTGGCCTTCTCGGCTCAGCCCTGCTTTCCGTCCCGGCGGCGGCCCGCCCAGCAACCAAGCCACCCCGGCTTCGCCCCGGCGATACCGTCGGCCTGATCGCCCCGGCCAGCCCCGATAGCGAACCGCTCCACCTCGAAGCGGTGCAGGACACCATCCGGGGCATGGGACTGGTGCCCAAATTCGGCCAGCATGCTGCAGATACGTTCGGTTATCTGGCAGGCACCGACAAGGATCGGGCGGCCGACATTCACGCCATGTTCGCCGACCGGACGGTGCGCGCAATTTTTACCCTGCGCGGCGGATGGGGCAGCGCGCGGCTGTTGCCTCTGCTCGACTGGGGTCTGATCCGGGCCAATCCCAAGCTGCTTGTCGGTTTCAGCGATGTGACGGCGCTTCACCTCGCTTTCGCGGCGCGGGCCGGTTTTGCCACGATCCACGCGCCCAACGCCGCCAATCACTGGGATGTGACCAGCTGGAACAGCTTTTGGCGCCTTGCTTTCAGTGGGGAAACGCCTCTGCTCGGCGGTATGGCGGGGGACGATACGACGCCAGCAGCCCGCATCACCACGATCCGCCCGGGCGAAGCCAGCGGCCGCTTGCTGGGCGGCAATCTCACGGTCCTCTCCACGCTGATGGGCACCCCGTGGCTTCCCGATTTCGATGGCGCGATCCTGTTTCTCGAAGATGTGGGCGAAGCGGAATATCGCATCGACCGCATGCTCAATCAGCTTGCGCTGGCAGGCGTGCTGGGGAAAGTCGCCGGGGTGATTTTCGGCCGGTGTTCGCGTTGCACTATCGGCCTGCCCGATTATGCGGGTTTCACTATGCCGCAGATTCTCGACCAGTATCTCGCCCCGCTTGGCGTTCCCGTCTTTGCCGACGCGAATATCGGCCATATCCGCGACCAGCTCAGCCTGCCGGTGGGTGCGCTGGTGCGGATGGACGCCGATGCCGGGACGATCCAGCTTCTCGAACCTATTGTGGCGAGCCTTCGACACGAATGA